The Lentisphaerota bacterium sequence TGTGCATCAACGGAAGACGGGTAGCCATGGACATGCAGTATAGGAAATCTATAGCCCGTCAGCAAGCCTTTTCTTCTCTCTTTTAACGGGTTGCGTACATTTGCCCTGCCTTAGGCGAGGATTAGGGCGGCGCGCATGCCCTTGACAGTGTCCCCAGGCTTCTGGCATGCTCCATGCGTGACTCAGGGGGGTTCTTACTGAGACTTGCAGAAATGGGTCACAAGCATCTCGGTATCGCTATCGGGACCGAAAGCGGGTCTCGATCCCGATCCCGATAGCGATTTCGATCCTCTCGGCTTTTTTCTGCATGCGTTGTTGTTACTCACATTCGCAGAACTCTGTAATACGGCCATGATCCACTACACCGACCGCCTCTTTCGTCCGCCCGCCGAGGCGGAGAGCCTGATCTTCCAGGTCGCCCTGGGATGTCCGCACAACACCTGCCGTTTCTGCGGCATGTACAAGGGGGTGCCGTACCGCGTGCGGCCGCCGCAGGAGGTGCTCGCCGAATTCGCGCACGCGGCGCGGCGGTGGCCGGAGACGCGGCGGATTTTTCTCGCGGACGGCGACGTGATGGCGCTCCCGTTCGAGCGGCTGCGGACGATGCTCGATGCCCTGAATCGCCTCTTTCCTCAGCTCGCGCGGGTGAATCTCTACGCCAACGGCAGTTCCATTAACGCCGCGAGCGACGCCGAGTTGTCGGCGCTCCGGGAGCTCAAGCTCAGCACGCTGTACGTGGGACTCGAGACCGGCGACGAGGAGCTGTTGCTGCGCGTGGCGAAGGGCGAGACCGCAGCCGGCATGTGCAAAGCCGTGCGGCGGGCTCAGGCGGCCGGCCTCAAGTGCTCGGTGATGGTGCTGCTCGGACTCGCCGGCAAAGCCGGGGCGGCGCGGCATGCGGAGGCGACCGCAGCAGCACTGAACCGGATGCAGCCGCGCCTCCTCTCCGCCCTGCGGTATGTGGAGGTGCCCGGCGCCAGCATGTTTGAGGGCTACCGAACGGCCTCGGCATACGACGCCGTCAGTGAATTGATCCGGCTTCTGCGCGGTCTGGAACTCACGCAGACCGTCTTCCGCGCCAACCACACCTCGAACCCCGTGCCGCTGGAAGGCCGGTTGCCCCGGGATCGCGAGGCGCTGATCACGCAGTTGGAGCGCCTCCTCCCCCGCCTCGATCAGAGCGGCCCGGGCCGACTCCCCTTCTCGCTGTGAGCCGATGAACGTCCCCCTGCTTGCACCTGCGGACTCGTCAACCGATTCTGCCTCCGGTCGGTGGACGACCACGAGTCAGGAGTAACCCTCATCAGAACTGCCAGGCGCGCGTGAGTCTCCTTGCCACACCCCCCGCGAGTTGGTATCTTGAACCGCATGACGTCCCCGAGGGTTTTTCTTTGATCCAGTGCGCAGACAGCATGAGCGACCGAGACATTCAGCGCGGCTTGCGCCGCAGCGTTATCGCCTCGTCCGTCTGCATGTTCTTCGCGGCGGTTTCCGGCGGCATTCCCTATGCGATGCTGCTGGACCGGCTGCAGGCCAGCGGCACCGTTCAGGGCCTGGCGGCGATGGCCGGGCAACTGGCCCTGGCCTCGATGCTGGTCAGCGCCATCTTTTCCGAACGCATCAGCAGTCGCCGCGCCGTGTGGCGCTGGTGCCTGCTGGTCAGCCGCTGCCTGTGGTTCGTGCCCCCTGTCCTCATCTGGCTCCGTCCGCAACCCTCAACCGCCGCCTTCATCATCGGCATCTCCTGCATCTCCGGGCTGATCGGCAACATGGGAAGCGCCGTCTGGCAGAGCTGGATGGCCGATCTGATCCCGGAGAACGGCCGCAGTTCGTTCTGGAGCACGCGTCAGAGCTGGACGATGCTCACCTTCCTCGTCAGCATGGGCCTCTCGGGCTGGCTGCTCGATGCGTTTGATGCGGGCAATCCCAATGCCTCCACCCTGGGCTTTGCCTTTCTCTTCTTTCTGGCGGCCATTTCTGGCGTCTCCGACATCCTGATCCATTGGTCGGTTCCCGAACGCCCGGCGAAGCAGGCCGCGAGCCTCGTCCCGCTCGCGCGGCGCCTCCTCATTCCGCTCCGCCACCCCAGTTTCCGCAACCTCGCCCTGGCCACGGGGTTCTGGACCCTCTCCTGCACCATCGTCGGAGCCTTCAGCGCGCTCTACTTGAAGCGTGTCATGCACGCCACCTACACCGAATTGTCGGTCAGCCCGATTGTCGGCGCCCTGAGCTGCATCCTCGCGGGCATCTTCGCCAGTTACATCATCGATCGCGTGGGGCCCAAGACGCTGGCGTCGGTGATGATCATCATCTGCCCCTGCTTCGGCCTCTCCTGGTTCCTGATCACGGATGACCCCGTCTCGTTCACGATCCCCCTGCTGCATCTGACTGTGGTCACCAAACAGGCGATCGTTCTCCTCGGGGTTTCCACGTTTCTGTGCGCCGGCCTCTACTCCGTGATCGGCCTCTGCCACCTCAGCCTCGTCGCGGCGATCGCCCCCAAACGAGGCCGAACCGTGGCGATGGCCGTGCAGTGGACACTGATCGGGCTGATTGGCGCAATCGGTCCCTTGATCGGCGGATTCATTATGGATGCGTGTGGCGACGGGTTCGACCTGTTTCTGCGCGGTCAGACCCGGCTGAATTACATTCACATCCTCTGTCTCTGTCACGCGGCTGTCGCCTGGTTCATCGCCCTGCCTTTGTTCCGTTCGATCCGGGTTCGGCGCGAGACGCTCAGCCTGCGTCGCGCCATCAGCCTGCTGGTTCCCGTCAATCCGCTCCGCTTCGCATCGGGTATCTATTACGGCCGCATCATCAACCTCCCCGCGACACCCGAACGGCGGCTCCGGGCGGTCGAGGCGGTCGGCGACACCGGCGCCGAGATCGCCGTCACCGACCTCTGCGCCAAGCTCGGCGATCCCTCGCTCGACGTCCGGGAGGCCGCCGTCGTATCGCTCGGGCGCATCGGCTCACACGCCTCGATCACCCGACTGCTGGCGGTGATCCAGGATCCGGAGAGCGATCTGACCGTCTGCGCGCTGCGGGCCTTGCGCGAGACCCTGCGCGAGGCCGGACGCGAAAAACCGATGTTCAATCCCGTGGGCGCTCTGCTGCAGCAGCCCGACGACACACCGGATTGTATCCAGATCGTCGTGAATGGCGTCCGCCCGCTCCTCTCCCACCCGAACATCGAGGTTGTTCGCGAGGCGTCCCGCGTCCTGGGCTGGACGCCCGATTCCGCCGCCCGCGACGCCCTGCTCGGACTCATTTACGCAACCCGCATCGACTCCATCGCGCTCGCCGCCGCGGCCGCGCTCGGCCGACAGGGCGACGTCACCGCCGTCTATGCGATCATCCCCCGCATGCGAGCCACCGCCAACGCCGCCTTCGAGAAGACCTTTGCCGTGGCGGCCGGCGATTTGCTCGGCGAGCCGGACGGCTTCTACAAGATGCTGACCCGCGAGGAGCAGACCCACAGTTCCGCGCTCTCCGACCTGGTCCGGCGGCTCACCGCGAACAGCGCCCGGCTGAAAGCCGACAAGCCTGGCCGGTTCCTCTCCGAAATGGAATCGGCCCTGGCCGGAATCGAGAATCACTACGAGGCGCGCCACCTAGTGCCCTGCGCCGACAGCGCCCTGCGCATCGCCCGCCTCTTTGCCCAGCACCGGTATCAGATTGCCGAAGACCTGCCCATTTTTGGTTTTCTGCCCGAGCTCGAGCGGCGCGATCCGCGTTTCGCGGCGGGCGCGTGGTTCATTGCCCTGCTCACCGGCGCCTTTGCCCGAGCCGACCCACCTCCGGCGATGCGCCCGGTCCGGTCGCTCGTTGAAATCCAGCTCGCCGTCTACGTCCTCTCCGCCTGGGCCGACGACCTCTTTCGAAAACCCCGGAACGCCCCGTCGTACACTCTGGCCATGCCAAACACTGAGGGCCCGCCGCCATGACCCCACTCCACCACGACTATTTCTCAGCCAACCGCGAGCGCATCCTCACCGCCTGGTGCGATCTGCTGCGCATCGAATCGGTCAGCGCCGACGCATCGGGGCTGGCGCATTGCGCACGGGCCGCAGCCTGGCTGAAGCGCTGGCTCAAATATGCGGGATTTCAGACCGAGGTCGTCCTGCCACCGAATGGCCGGCCCATCGTTTGGGCCGAACGGCCCGGTGTCCCGTCCGCGCCCGCAGTCC is a genomic window containing:
- a CDS encoding radical SAM protein, which translates into the protein MIHYTDRLFRPPAEAESLIFQVALGCPHNTCRFCGMYKGVPYRVRPPQEVLAEFAHAARRWPETRRIFLADGDVMALPFERLRTMLDALNRLFPQLARVNLYANGSSINAASDAELSALRELKLSTLYVGLETGDEELLLRVAKGETAAGMCKAVRRAQAAGLKCSVMVLLGLAGKAGAARHAEATAAALNRMQPRLLSALRYVEVPGASMFEGYRTASAYDAVSELIRLLRGLELTQTVFRANHTSNPVPLEGRLPRDREALITQLERLLPRLDQSGPGRLPFSL
- a CDS encoding MFS transporter, with the protein product MSDRDIQRGLRRSVIASSVCMFFAAVSGGIPYAMLLDRLQASGTVQGLAAMAGQLALASMLVSAIFSERISSRRAVWRWCLLVSRCLWFVPPVLIWLRPQPSTAAFIIGISCISGLIGNMGSAVWQSWMADLIPENGRSSFWSTRQSWTMLTFLVSMGLSGWLLDAFDAGNPNASTLGFAFLFFLAAISGVSDILIHWSVPERPAKQAASLVPLARRLLIPLRHPSFRNLALATGFWTLSCTIVGAFSALYLKRVMHATYTELSVSPIVGALSCILAGIFASYIIDRVGPKTLASVMIIICPCFGLSWFLITDDPVSFTIPLLHLTVVTKQAIVLLGVSTFLCAGLYSVIGLCHLSLVAAIAPKRGRTVAMAVQWTLIGLIGAIGPLIGGFIMDACGDGFDLFLRGQTRLNYIHILCLCHAAVAWFIALPLFRSIRVRRETLSLRRAISLLVPVNPLRFASGIYYGRIINLPATPERRLRAVEAVGDTGAEIAVTDLCAKLGDPSLDVREAAVVSLGRIGSHASITRLLAVIQDPESDLTVCALRALRETLREAGREKPMFNPVGALLQQPDDTPDCIQIVVNGVRPLLSHPNIEVVREASRVLGWTPDSAARDALLGLIYATRIDSIALAAAAALGRQGDVTAVYAIIPRMRATANAAFEKTFAVAAGDLLGEPDGFYKMLTREEQTHSSALSDLVRRLTANSARLKADKPGRFLSEMESALAGIENHYEARHLVPCADSALRIARLFAQHRYQIAEDLPIFGFLPELERRDPRFAAGAWFIALLTGAFARADPPPAMRPVRSLVEIQLAVYVLSAWADDLFRKPRNAPSYTLAMPNTEGPPP